The Syngnathus acus chromosome 2, fSynAcu1.2, whole genome shotgun sequence genomic interval CGATGTCACTCAGACACCATTTTATTGTAAGCCTTATTTGAAGAAAGTGATAAAAAATGCAAGAAGTGAACGCTTCCATTAAATAAGTCATGTAAAAGCTGCTGCTTGAGCTCGCCAACATTTGTGGTAACAGTAGCATCTCCTCTTACGTAACTCGCTCACTAACACTCATCAAAGGCTCAGACACTTCCGTCCTCCCACTGAAATGTGCATCGTAGGGATACTGTCTCTTTAAGAGCTGATTACCCATGGTTCATTGAGCGCAAgtgttctgctgctgctgctgctgctgctgcagctgctgctgctgctgctgccctcCTCAGCGCAGCATTTGCCCTGGAGCTCTTTTGTCAGGCTCTGATGGGATGAGTCTGTGCTGAACCAGGACTTTTTCTCCCCCACTGCCCGCGGATGGATTTTCACAACGTGAACAATGTACGTGTCAAGTGTTCCAGCTGTGACTGAACCCAAGTGGGTGCGCTGCTCACCCTCCCTCTGCGATGCTCCGCTCAAGATGGGCTGATCATGCAACGGGCAGCCGTCATTTACCGGTAACCTCGTCTGAGTGCGGCGAGAGAGTTTCGATGTGAAGCGGTCCCATCTGTTCGGGAGGACCGCAGAGAGGCTGCAGTCGAGACGAGCTGGCTGTGCGTGACATCGTGACAAGAACGTTCACAGCCAGCAGAACGTTTAGTGCCGTGCCTCTGCCTAGAACGGTTCATATTAATGCTGTGCTGATGAACTGCTGAGAATGCTTTAATTAGAATCTGAATGTTGGTATTCATAATCAAGctaatttgcaaaaaaaacatgcaggcagacaaaataacatttctcACAGTTTCATCTGCATAGACAAAGTTTGTTGTGCTGATGAGCTGTCAGTGCAGTGCTGCaacatttgaatgtgttgtgaAACGTAACGCTTGCCTAACATGTTCCTGTTGTGCTTCTTCCTCTCATTCAGCTCCAGAGCCCAAAGGCTTCTTGACGTCGTCCAAGCCTTTGACACTCTCCCAGACGCACTCGGCTGTCTTCTTCCTCAGCAAGCTTAAGCATAACTCTCTGCAAAGACGCAAGGTACCCGCGCGCGCACACCCACTTACCATCTTGACTTGATGAAATGTGACGGCCCGTCGCTTGTCTGGCGTCTTGACCTGACTTCTTGATTGACTCATGTCTGCTGAGCAGCGAAAGCGCAGACATTTCAGGGCAATGTggttttaattattcattacAATAGCGTATCAAGTCACGAGAGTCGATTTTCATCCGCAGGAGAAACTGGCAGCCGAGaaggaacaaacaaaagaaaacaatacaaagaTGGGAGAGGAGGACTGTGTAAgtttttattcaataaatcacatttttgagAGCTTTCTGAACCAGAGAAGCTAATACAAGCAGAATTATATTTTCACATGCCTCAAACctcagtgacaaaaaaaacaactgacgAGTAttatttgtccttttttttgcttttttacaACCACAAGAATGTTTTGAAGCGCATCCATGGCTCTACCATAATGATGTTCTGCATTGGTGGCCAACTCAAGGCTTGTGGGCCATATCTGATATCTGATCATTTTTTGTGGGGGCCTCCCATCATTTATTCCCCTgatttttgttcaaaagaagtTATCTGGCATAAAATTTGAAGAAGCAAAATGCAGGGGCAATCATGTGAAGCAAATTATTAAGGGGTTTCAAAGACTTGACATTGCAATTTCCTGAAAAGAAAGGGTTTTAAATTTTTAGCAACTGctctctttgttgttttttggggggatttttctaaccgttttttttcttttttttttccttggttACTACTTCTGCATTCCTGTAGAGCCAGTCCCTCCTTgcacattttggtttttgtttgaacttACGTGAAAGATGAACCATTTGGTTTTCAGTATATTTTCTGTCTTTAAATTATGGAAAATGTCACTAAACCATTTATTTATGGTATACCTTTACTCCTGTAGCAATCTAAGTACAGTAGTCCATGATTTCACAATGAGAACTGTAAACTTGAGGCCAATTATAACTAATAGTGCCcctgttaataataataactacaATGATTATAATTATCATTTTACATATAGGCAACTTCGAGGACACTTCAGATCCGTCACTCCACATCCCAGGCGGCACCCCTGAGCTCCCCTGATCTCAGTCCGCCTCCAGCACTTGTTGAGCCTGAGCCCGCTTGCATGTCGCAGGCCAACAGCGAGGCGTGCTACTTCTGCAGCGGCCGGGTCTACGTGCTGGAGCGCATCAGTGCAGAGGGCAAGTTCTTCCATCGTGGCTGCTTCACATGCCACCAATGCGGCGTCACGCTGCGACTCGGAGACTACGCCTTCCATCAGGACACAGGTACTTTTTGGCAGCTTGCGAAAGCCTGTTCTAAACTGTTGACTGATTGAAAGATGAGTAGGCATTCCAGGAAATGTTGGAAATGTTCTGTTATAGGGACCATGCCCTCCCCCCTCAGAAATACCTCTCCTGCCACTTTAATAACATTGTAATGGattaaaacatgtttgcaaCACATTGCACATGTATTTGAGCACCCCAAAATTGCAAGCTTTCCATAATCTTTTACTATAATTACTTTTTCTGCAATGACGTTGTCTGACCAGTGAGAGGCAGTGTACAGGAAGTCAGTAGTGACTGACGTGCAATTAACAATAGTACAAATTTTCCTAGCCGCCGTAAAGTGCACACTAGAAACAATTATATgtatattgtattttgttaaatTCCATATTGTTCATTGCTTAAACATTGCTCACTATTGTATTTACTGCGCATATGACTGATGATTAGCATGGTGAAACTTGAAACAAGCAACTCGTTAAGATAtgaattcaaaagaaaaaagctcattttttcccatgaccaaagaaaaataaaaacacattatagGTAACTCTGGAGGAAGGTTGTCAATTTATGGGTTAGTAATACTTGAATCCAACCTACTGTTATTTACTTGCTAGCCTGAAACAATAAGCTGAgagcttttgtttgttgttgtctgttgctgcttgattttcagtggctcaaattaaatgaaataaattaagaCAAGAGAATAGATACAGGCTAGCTCGTTTGTAGGCACAAGACTCTGTGCCTGCTTATTTCATATGTGTCATCCCCCTCAGGGAGATTTTACTGCGAGCTTCACGCTGAAGAGCTGGAAGACCCAGCAGGAATGTTGTCTCGTAAGGTGCGTCACACAACACATCAGACGCAAAGtgctcttgtttttctttctaccGCATCCGATCCAACTTAATGCTCATGAGCTAGTGTTTTTCAGTGTTTGAACTTTTTAACCAATAGACTGAACACAAATGGTACAGCAGtaacatgtagacagacattAAAACAGTATCTagtgtttattttgcattgtgcACAGTCTGAAATATCTTTTCAATGTCTTTTGTCCTCTTAGGACAGTATaggaaatgaacaaaacagccTTTCCAGCGACGGTTGCACGCCATCCCCATCTGATGACGATGACGAGCCCACGCTAAGATCGCTACCTTCTGTCGAAGAAGAAACCACAAACGATGCCGAGCGGCGAGTTgatcagacagacagacacccCCCTCTCCCCAAGCCCCGTCTCTCTCGGCAGACCAGCCCCCAGCCCTCTCCTCCCGTGGTGAAGCCTCGCACGATGCATCTTTTAATTCCCGCAAGTCCGGAAAACATTCCACCTCCGAAAGCCGTGCGAGAGACACCCGAGGTCGCTCTCGACTCGCGGCCCAAGCAGTCGCTCCGCAAACTTAAGTTGAGCGATGAGGAGAAGGATCAGCTGGTCAACCTCCTGACCTTCACCGCCGACTCGGACTCAGAGACCCCCGGTGGCTCTTCGTCCGGCTCCTCGTCCTCGGCGACGGCGCGAGGCACAAGTCCTCCCAAGGCGGAGGACGGACCAGAGGAGGAGGGCTACTGGAGCGGCAGTACGGCCAGTCACATTCGCGAAAAGAGGAACAGACGCTGCTTCCGGAGGAAAGAGATGCCCGCCGGGCAACCCAAAGTACGATCCAAGTTCTCCCCCTGGAATCTTTCCTCGCCCAGGATCGGCAGAGACACGCGACTCAGCGTTCATCAGCCTGGGAAAGTGGGTGAGTAAAGGTTGTTTACAACCAATTGCTTCATTGAACAAACAGCAACAAATGGTGTGCAAAAATGATGCCTGTCCCTCACGTGCCTGCTAATTACTTGAATGACTTTTGGGATAAAcggtaaaataatttattctaaaaatgttcGATAGCCACCACCCCTAAAAGTGCTAACAACTTCCCGACTCGATTCGATTTTGATTCTTTTAGGTTGCAATTTGATTCGATGTTGATTTAAATCCTTTGGTCTTGATTCAGAAATCATTCAAGAAAtcgaaacacacaaaataatttgtattttcagaTGTCttattaatttaaattttcaaATAGGCAAAAAAGTTACACGATAATAACTCGTTAATGCATATGGAGTACAAacgtaataataaataacaattctgtataaactaaaaaataaagacttttggaaaaaagtaaaaatgtatgAAACTGGCAAGCAAACTTCTATCTGgttcttttttccccacagaAACAACCTTTAGACACATTCACGGGGACTCCGAAGAAGGCGTTGACGGagatgaggatgaggatgaggacGATGACGATGATCTGTTGGACCAGGACATCGACTCATTGGACGAGAAGGCAAGCAGAAACTTTGAATTGCCGAGCTCAACGCAGCACCGCGCACTCACCGTGATGACTTTGCAGTTTCAGATGTTACCGGCCAACCCGGTGGAGGCGGAGAAGTTGGAAGTGATGAAGATGAGGACGCTGGAGCGGCGAGCCAAGATGAGCGAGTTACAACGACTCCGACAAGCACAGGTGTGTATGACACCCGTCTGTCATGTTctagtttattttgttttgcccaTTCAAAAATAGTTCTAGTCTtggttttttgtctttatagTTTGAGGTGTCACaaaagccaaatttattgGTCCCAAAGTCACAGTTCTAATTTTTgggttggtttttttttcacaaaaagcaaattttTCTCCACTTTTTGGTCAGTAGttggtggggttttttttgggggggggccggggggggggcttgttgttgttgttggactTGATgattaatgaaatgaaagatatttttaaagaaGTCTCCTCATTCTGTTAGATTGTTGTTGTAGAACACAATATCGTGTGCATTTTGAAGGCTCAGACAAAATGCGCTGGCAACGAGGTGAACTACtattttgatttgtatttaacttttactGTTCAGTGCATTTGAATTGAATCATTATTGTCCTTTATTTTTCTAGCATATTGTCACAAcacggcattttttttttcttcctttttcttgGTAGTCAATCCAGAGAAGGCTGGAAGAGATCGAGGTGACCTTCCGGGATTTGGAGGAGAAGGGCGTGGCGCTTGAGCAAAGTATAAGAGGAGAACCCCGTAAGAACCCAGCACCACCATTTGGTTTTCATTGTTATGCACATTCGAGACACTAAAGTATATTTCCACCTATTGCTGGTGGACTTGACTCCCTCGATAAAAGGGTTATGATTGTAGTTTGCTTGCAGTTGCTGTGGTTCTCAACTGAAAGTTCTCGCCCTGCGATTCAAAAGTTGCGGCCTACTTTTATAAAAGCAAAGAACAGTAAAGAAAATGCATTCTTCCGAAAAAGCCTCAAATGAGCCTAGTCTGACGTGGGTTTCACAGCCAATATTTTACTATTCAGTTCTGCTCCTAGTTACTCATTAGAGCTGGTAGTAACCTCAATCAGCACGTCATCTTTATTCCCTGATCCAAAATCTGCTTTTACACTTGTAGAGATCGATAGTTCCCCCGTCATGATCGAGCATTGGATCCAGCTGGTCCATGAGAAGAACGCCTTGGTCTCAGAGGAGTCTGACCTCATGGTGGCGTAAGTGTGCATTTTAGCTCATGGCTGTTGTTGTGCCCATTGTTCTCCCACACAGACTCAGACCACAGAGTCATTGTGTCGGAACATTTTTAAGATATATGGAATAGTCTGACGTTTGTGGACAAAAAAGGCGAAAGTATCTAAGAAAGACTCGCCTCCTTTGCTAAGTGctagtgtgttgttgtttttttattgtatgagGAGTCATTTGCTGAATGTGTTAAGTGCCTTCACATCATTTCTGTAGCCTTAATTAGCACTACCGTCAGTCAATGACATTAAAGTGACTTAACTGGAGCATGCCTGGAGTGGGGAGCATTCCATATGCAATGTTTAGCTGCAatgttgctttttctctcagaTCGCGACAACTGGAGCTTGAAGACAAACAGAGCATGCTGGAATTGGAGCTCAGGAAATACATGGACATGAGCGGTGCGTGCATACGTTGATGATTTATTTAGATCTGCAAACCgggtcaaactcaaggcctgcGGACTTGatatgtgatgtcatcatttatTGTTGATTATATCAAGCTCGCCAAAATAGTTCCGACTGAAACTATATATCGGTGATGTGTGACTTGTCTATTGGCTTCCTTCCATGTGTCAGACAAGACAGCCGAGCAGCAGGCGGAGGAGGATCGCGTCCTGCAGCAGATGATCGAGGTGGTGGACATGCGAGACTCGCTGGTGTCCTTCCTGGAGGAAAAAAGGCTGAAGGAAATCCAAGAGGAGCAGGGGGTTCTCTCCGTCATGGAGGCCAAACGCCATTCCAAGACGGGAGCTCAGGTTCACTGGCAgtaacaaaaagaagaagaagaaggaaaaaaaactctttggGCGTGCTCACACTTGAAACACAAATGCTGCAAAGCCAAAGATTTCACACTGACGAGCTGAACGAAGCAGCTTCCATCCATGGGGAGACATCAGCtgggagatgatgatgatgcacaAACGGCGGATAATCATCGCCCAGCGAGGGACCTGTCCTGGATTTGTCTGGTAAACAGGCTGTCTCGACAAAGCAGCATGAAATGACAGCCTTGCAGATGAAAGATGTTGAGCCGGATGGAGGCTTTGAAAAGGTTCACATTGCGTTTGCTTCTTGTTCACTCATTGAGTCAGAAATTATCCACACGCTCTCTTTGGTACTTCTCAATCTAGTCAATAAAGCTTATGGTACGGTGAACCTCGAAGGTTTTGCAGTCAGCCGATCGGATTTATTCTCTCGCTATCACATTGCAATGCCAATTGGGCCGATGTTTTACGCAAGTTCGTGTGAGTTTACGTTTTGCTTGAAACAATCAACTCATTCAGGTCTTCTGACTTCTGGTTCACCATTCCCAGAATTCCCTTGTTTACATATACGTAGTCACCTCTGCACAATTCTCAAGAGATTTAAACCTTCCTTGATGCAAAATCGTTTGAGTTCCATGAATGCCCCGAATCTGTTCCATCCCCAATTGTGTGCTTGATGAGCACTTCGGAGTGGCTCCACAAGGGGGCGCAAATTGTCCGTACAAATGTATTGTCGTTTTGCTTGTCAAGTGTATTTTGACCGCACAGCTTTCTCCACTTGCAAAGAAGGGCTTGACTCGGGGACGTGGCTTCACTCAATTTATTTCGTCAGGTGAAAAACCGTCAAAGTATGAAATTACAAACAATTGATGAGTCTTAGATCATGAAATCATGCACTTTAACGCAAAATATCTAGTACTAATTATTTCATGAAAgatttttcccccaaaattaaatcattcttCATTTTATCTTTGCTTTAACTTCACCCACACGCAACAAAACACCAAAATCACAAATAAACCCATTGTTGATGGTGAGCACTATTCGTGGTGAATAGTGCTCACCAGTAGCCCGTGGGTCATTGTCAGTGACACcctaaaaacaaattttttagCGAAGCAGCAAGGCCATGaaagcgagggattactgtacttcccagtgatatatatatttcaacatttaaaaggaaaagactaataaaatgtgtttttatttggggggggggtgatatAAATTATTAGGATAAAGTATTTATGATTGAAGCATTTACAATTGATTTGCCCGCGTGAATATCTTAGATCATCCAACAAATGTAAAGAATTGACAAAGACAAGctagatgacaaaaaaagccatttttagattatttgatgtatttatttattcatcagcCCATAACACTAACCTTTAAGAAAAAGAATATTCAATGCTTCCTGACCCTGTGTGAAGAAGTAGGCTACTTGATGGTTACTCGCCTTCCCAGGAGTGGCCAGCCTATAGATGACCCCAAAAGCATCGTAATGACTCGTCCAGGAGGTCACAAAGGAACCCAGCACGATGTCAAAAGAACTGATGGCTCTCGCTTCAATTAAGGTAAGAATTTATGATTTAATAATATGCAAGCTACTGggcaaaaatgacatcattgcagACActactgacaaaaaaaaacatcttgtcTTAACTGTTGCAAAAGATGTGATTGATGAAACAAAAGTTGAATTTCTTGCAAGATATGTGTCTTTGTCACATATGGTGTAAAATGTAGCGCAGCGTTTAAGGAGAACATGTCTAGAGTCAAACGCGGAGGTAGTAGTGTGATGATATGGGGCTGCCCTGTTGCTCCAGGACCTGTCGtaaactggaaaaaaacaaaaggaagatTTTGGAGTGGCTTCGACGAGGTCCAAACAAAAGTTTGCGGCATGACCTTTAAAAGGCCGTTTATGCTCGTAAATAGGAGAAAACCTTCATATAAAAACTGCATTTTGTCTTTACTTGACTGATACATTTGTTAGATGATGGGAAATATTTACCAAGTGTGACAAACGTGCAAGAAGTCCAGAAACACATAATCACGCccttgtaattatttttttcctttcctgtgTGACTCATTCATATGAGCTGATGCCGTTTGTTCACGTCAAAATCCACATTTGAACTACTTGAATTTGGAGAAATAACTATATTGGCAACAACTTTCATCATCTCAAAAGctcatttgtatgtttttgtttttgcagttgCTGTGTGTGAAATTTTCTTGTTGGTTGATCAAGTGCTGCTGCCTAATCTCCGGTTGTTGTTGAGCAGCCGGCGGGTTAAGCGTCAATTCAATCAACTTACGTAACTGTGTGAACACCAAAATAACTTCCTTTGTGTCCTCTGTTGGTGCCTACTTTCTGTTTGATGGTGAGTTACTGTTGATCTATTGTTGGGTGGCATCTGAAACGGTGTCAAAATGTCAAGAGCAATGAAAAGCAGAACAAGTCTTTTTGAACCTGCAAAAAATGTGTTCTTCCATGTATGGATCAAATGCTTGTTATTTTACAGCTATGTTCTTTGTTTAAGGCCAGCAGGTTGCATAATAAGGTCTCAATAAAGGTCAGACTAAGTTGCCCAAAGGTCAAGCGTGCATTTTAGATTCACCCCAAAGGCTCAATATCCCAAACCTCTTTGGAAAACCATCTGAGAATTATCAATAAATCCAGAGATTTAATATTTGGagacaaaattattttgctgtaaaaggaaaaacatctAGATGTGAAGTTTTAAACTGCACAAACTCTGAAAATTCTTGGACATTTTTCAATGTCCCTTTTGTCTATGTTAATGTGACTGCTGTCACAAGTAGTATGCTCTATGCCCCGCCccttcctcttcatcctcctccttcatcttcttcatcctcctcttcctccaggtATATGCGACATCCCAGCCAGGCTTCTGTGCACACACGGCAAGAGAGTCACAGCAGACTTCCAGCATTTCCCTAGGTAAGTCCTGTTACATAGAGATAGCTAGATGGACGGACGGTTATATTCTGATTGTTGCTTGATCCTGTGAAGGGAAATGatcttgtcacagcagcaaTGCTcccaaatatttaaattaataatataGAACACGCAACTAAGTACAGATAAATACAAGAGAATCAGTGAGGAATCCTCTTTAGGTCTAAGATGAACCAGAATAAAAGAGATGCTTAAGATGTTGCTGTGTGGTCAGTTGTAAATTTAGACACAAATGTATTACGCAATATATAACTTAACCAATACTTGAATAATTAGTGCCCGTTGGAAAGTGGATTTTTGAGATTAAGATGAATTGCAATATGTACAGAGTGGATTGATTTCACATCGAAAGTTCTCTcgacattaaaataatgaaatgtaaTTGTGATAATCATGTCACATTTGAACAATGGGTGCAGATTGTGATGTATTAAAATGAATAGTCACGTTATGTTCTACTGAAGCGTCAAAATTTGCTGTCGTTTTGTGTTCTTGTGATTTGGTTGTTTACgcttcatttagacaaaaacaatgtgcTGCTTGATTTTGATGAGCTGTTGTCAGATGgcatgaaacaaaaagaagttGTGTTTCATTTCAGTGCAGTACTTTTCATATGAGTTGCGGACTTGAATTTTCAATGAacacaaagcttttttttttttaaggaaacaGTTTACATAAATTAAATGCGCGATATTTGAAGTCATCAAGGTGAGCAGATCAAGACGTTCTAATCCATTATATAAGAGAAAAGATGCCAGGAGAGCAAATTGGGTAACCCTCTCATTTCAGGTGTTCTTAATCCTCTAATTCGATTCCACGTAACATTCATGACGTTGGTTTCGAAAGATGGTGGTACCACTtgtgggctccctctagtggtatgcaAAAGAATTACTGAATTGCgtaaagtttttttaaatacagtgcAATACATTTGTTAAATTATTCCTAACCCCAAAAGTATGAGAGCATCCGGACTAACCTGCCAAACAAGTTAGCGTGTGGTGGCCTCAGAAGACTGTCTGAGCGGCAACCTTCACCGATGTGCGCTGTCTCTTAATCCCATTTCTGCTTTGCGGCGTCCGGTATGTCTGCACACGAATTGGAGGATTATAAAACTGGGACCGCGCGCGCTTCAACAGCCTTGCTGAGTTCTTCCGTGGCGCTTTTACTTTGGCACAACCATCGTCTCGAGTGAGAAAAGTGAAAGTGTCGCTCTCTTTTGTATTGCCAGAGAAATCCCCGCCGAGGCCCACTGCAGATATGGGGCGTCAGGAGGCCGACGACGTGTGGAAAAAAGACACGCAGGACATCCAGGAGATTTTTGACTTCATGGAGGAGTTGGGATCGTAAGTGCACATACTAACTAGATGAACattgtggttttgtttttttgctttccattTTGATCAGTGTACCTTTCTTAGCCTCATCAAATTAGGTACTGTAGATAGATggatttttcttccattttaatACTTTTTAGCACACAGTCCCCAATGCGATTGAGTTTTTTATTGCTGGAGGCCAGACGAATCATTTGATGGGATTACTACGACAAGGCCTACTTTACAGGCGATTTAGACATTGTGTCCGTCGCAGGCCTTGTCTGACCTCGTTGATGGCGCCGGGTTTGTCTGGCAGTTGAGGTGTTcattcacaaaaacaacatatggATCAATTAACATGTAGCCTATGTGACCTTCACATCTGAAGGAATGTTTGTATTTGGGATGCAATAGACATTCCGTACATTTTGTGACCTGTTTTTGGTGGTGTGCCGTGATATTTTTCTCATGTCAATGCTTCAAATAGGAAAGGTAGACATGGTGCCACAAATTTGCGGAAACAAATTAGCATGTTATGAGCTacacgttttgtttttctctctctctccaccaTTTCATATCCGGGGCTCCGTAAATATTGTGTTGCGCACGTTAAAGTCGTCGATGACATGCTGTTCAAAATTGCAATGTTGTGGGCGTTAGGTTCACCATGGCATTATTTTCCGAAGCAACATGTGCTGTGCTGCATGCAAACATGCTGAGGAGCCAACATGCCGCATCCGTTTGCATCCACGGACGCAGCTGTCTTCATATTCGACTCCAAAATAATTTGAGCTTTCCTGCCGACTGATTTCTCCTAAGCTTCCAGGAGGGTCATAGAAGGAAAATGAGTTGTGGTTACCATAGAAACAGCATTTGACTGATGTATGCGTTTTCCTTTACACAAAGCTATTCATTTTAATACAAACTTGAATTGATCAATTTTACATAATCCTGTACCTGAActattgtttttatgtataaGGGAGACATGAaatgagtttgtttttaaacttaTTGATGCAGTGTCCAAAACATAGACATAATACAACAAAGGAAACAAATTAACCAATTCCGCCCTTGATGGCGCATCTTCCCGGCACATAATTGGAGTAATCATCCGGCAAACTAAGCGTACATcgtgtcaataaaaaaaaaaaagtaaagacacAAAAGACCTTAAATGTGACCCTACTACAAAATGTTAGTCTATGTGTAAAATCAGCAGATCTATCTGGTGTAAAAGTAGATGTCATGCCCTTAAATATTTGcgaactcccccccccccccatgcttATGATTGAGGTCCTATAAATTGTTTAACAAAaccgttgaaaaaaaaaacaataataatttgtaAGCGCACCAAATTGCACAATAAATAGAAAGGCTTTGAGGAGTGAACGCCTTCATGGAAGTGGATCATTATCATGGGGGTGCTCCATGCCGGGTGTCGCATGAAGACGCAAAGGAGCTTGT includes:
- the mical1 gene encoding F-actin-monooxygenase mical1 isoform X1, producing the protein MASQEPVNPSHAAFDRFIQAQDCKDVQRHFNELCQQLDINLKDFRSFYSKLKEKLNYWRAKALWAKLDKRAAHPDYQQRKACTKNKCLILGAGPCGLRTAIELSLLGAQVVVLEKRDTFSRNNVLHLWPFTICDLRNLGAKKFYGKFCTGSLDHISIRQLQLILLKVSLLLGVEVHTGVEYLGLCEPSGEKGWTAKVLPETHPASAFQFDVFISAGGGRFVPEGFKHKELRGKLAIGITVNFINRNTTAEAQVAEISGVARIYNQKFFQDLLNETGIDLENIVYYKDDTHYFVMTAKKMSLLKKGVIKQDFNEAEDLLAPANIDQEALCRYAHAAAYFSTGGRLPELQFAQNHARQPDVAVFDFTCMQRAENASLVRERRGSRLLMGLVGDCLVEPFWPLGTGIARGFLAAFDTAWMVRSWGAGTPLLKVLAERESIYQALSQTTPENTSKNYAAYSIDPKTRYVRVNLTSIQTTQVQHLYVIDKSNSSSKKQNNRLSYTRQDSFSGFDELLKWCQKNTVGYRDVDVKDFTNSWRSGLALCALIHHFRPQLIDMRSLKASAGIHNHQVAFDILEKEFGIPPVVSPADFANDGQIDRLSLVLYLTQIKNAFTVLSPAPEPKGFLTSSKPLTLSQTHSAVFFLSKLKHNSLQRRKEKLAAEKEQTKENNTKMGEEDCATSRTLQIRHSTSQAAPLSSPDLSPPPALVEPEPACMSQANSEACYFCSGRVYVLERISAEGKFFHRGCFTCHQCGVTLRLGDYAFHQDTGRFYCELHAEELEDPAGMLSRKDSIGNEQNSLSSDGCTPSPSDDDDEPTLRSLPSVEEETTNDAERRVDQTDRHPPLPKPRLSRQTSPQPSPPVVKPRTMHLLIPASPENIPPPKAVRETPEVALDSRPKQSLRKLKLSDEEKDQLVNLLTFTADSDSETPGGSSSGSSSSATARGTSPPKAEDGPEEEGYWSGSTASHIREKRNRRCFRRKEMPAGQPKVRSKFSPWNLSSPRIGRDTRLSVHQPGKVETTFRHIHGDSEEGVDGDEDEDEDDDDDLLDQDIDSLDEKFQMLPANPVEAEKLEVMKMRTLERRAKMSELQRLRQAQSIQRRLEEIEVTFRDLEEKGVALEQSIRGEPQIDSSPVMIEHWIQLVHEKNALVSEESDLMVASRQLELEDKQSMLELELRKYMDMSDKTAEQQAEEDRVLQQMIEVVDMRDSLVSFLEEKRLKEIQEEQGVLSVMEAKRHSKTGAQVHWQ
- the mical1 gene encoding F-actin-monooxygenase mical1 isoform X2, translating into MFSFLPAEAGFKHKELRGKLAIGITVNFINRNTTAEAQVAEISGVARIYNQKFFQDLLNETGIDLENIVYYKDDTHYFVMTAKKMSLLKKGVIKQDFNEAEDLLAPANIDQEALCRYAHAAAYFSTGGRLPELQFAQNHARQPDVAVFDFTCMQRAENASLVRERRGSRLLMGLVGDCLVEPFWPLGTGIARGFLAAFDTAWMVRSWGAGTPLLKVLAERESIYQALSQTTPENTSKNYAAYSIDPKTRYVRVNLTSIQTTQVQHLYVIDKSNSSSKKQNNRLSYTRQDSFSGFDELLKWCQKNTVGYRDVDVKDFTNSWRSGLALCALIHHFRPQLIDMRSLKASAGIHNHQVAFDILEKEFGIPPVVSPADFANDGQIDRLSLVLYLTQIKNAFTVLSPAPEPKGFLTSSKPLTLSQTHSAVFFLSKLKHNSLQRRKEKLAAEKEQTKENNTKMGEEDCATSRTLQIRHSTSQAAPLSSPDLSPPPALVEPEPACMSQANSEACYFCSGRVYVLERISAEGKFFHRGCFTCHQCGVTLRLGDYAFHQDTGRFYCELHAEELEDPAGMLSRKDSIGNEQNSLSSDGCTPSPSDDDDEPTLRSLPSVEEETTNDAERRVDQTDRHPPLPKPRLSRQTSPQPSPPVVKPRTMHLLIPASPENIPPPKAVRETPEVALDSRPKQSLRKLKLSDEEKDQLVNLLTFTADSDSETPGGSSSGSSSSATARGTSPPKAEDGPEEEGYWSGSTASHIREKRNRRCFRRKEMPAGQPKVRSKFSPWNLSSPRIGRDTRLSVHQPGKVETTFRHIHGDSEEGVDGDEDEDEDDDDDLLDQDIDSLDEKFQMLPANPVEAEKLEVMKMRTLERRAKMSELQRLRQAQSIQRRLEEIEVTFRDLEEKGVALEQSIRGEPQIDSSPVMIEHWIQLVHEKNALVSEESDLMVASRQLELEDKQSMLELELRKYMDMSDKTAEQQAEEDRVLQQMIEVVDMRDSLVSFLEEKRLKEIQEEQGVLSVMEAKRHSKTGAQVHWQ